GAGTTTCTACGCGAAGGGGTTGCCGTGGATGATTTCATGAAGCCGGACAGAGTGGTGGTGGGAACCACTTCGGAAAGAGCCCGCAAATTAATGGAAGAACTGTATCGCCCGTTTGTCCGACAGGGCAACCCGATTATCTTCATGGATGAACGGAGTTCGGAAATGACGAAATATGCAGCCAATTCCTACCTGGCGGCTCGTATTTCTTTTATGAATGAACTGGCGAATCTTTGCGAACTCACCGGAGCAGACGTTGAAACCGTCCGCCAGGGAATGGGTACCGATAACAGAATTGGCAAGCGTTTCCTGTTCCCGGGTATCGGCTATGGCGGCAGCTGCTTTCCAAAAGATGTGCAGGCACTGGCAAAGACGGCAGAAGAAAACAATTATGACTTCAAGATTCTGAAGGCGGTGATGAAGGTGAATGAAATCCAGAAACATATACTGGTTGAAAAAATCATTAACCATTACGGCCATGATTTGTCCGGTAAAAAGATTGCAGTATGGGGATTGGCGTTTAAGCCCAATACGGATGATATCCGGGAGGCTCCATCCCTCTATATCATTGAAGACTTGCTGAATGCCGGTGCGGAGATTATCGCGTATGACCCGGAGGGGATGCCGAATGTGCAGCAATATTTCTCATCGCTCCCGGAAGATAAGAAAGCAAGGCTGCATTTTGTTGACGGCTATTACAAGGCACTGGAAGGCGCCGACTTTCTGGCTATTTTAACCGAGTGGACAGAATTCAGGACACCGGA
This genomic interval from Sphingobacteriales bacterium contains the following:
- a CDS encoding UDP-glucose/GDP-mannose dehydrogenase family protein; translated protein: MNIAVVGTGYVGLVTGTCLSETGNNVICVDIDQNKVAKLKSGQIPIFEPGLDILFQRNIKEGRLHFTTNLEEAIEHAKLIFLALPTPPGGDGSADLSFVLGVAEQLGKIMKEYKVIINKSTVPVGTAEKTKNAVAKNAKVEFDVVSNPEFLREGVAVDDFMKPDRVVVGTTSERARKLMEELYRPFVRQGNPIIFMDERSSEMTKYAANSYLAARISFMNELANLCELTGADVETVRQGMGTDNRIGKRFLFPGIGYGGSCFPKDVQALAKTAEENNYDFKILKAVMKVNEIQKHILVEKIINHYGHDLSGKKIAVWGLAFKPNTDDIREAPSLYIIEDLLNAGAEIIAYDPEGMPNVQQYFSSLPEDKKARLHFVDGYYKALEGADFLAILTEWTEFRTPDFERVKSLLKEAVIFDGRNLYDLDVVKEAGFYYNSIGRKTITAQQL